The DNA sequence ATAACACATACCCGTTCTGATCCTGTATCGGAAAATTCATAAACGTCGCTTGTGCCCTTAGCAATGGATTATTTGGAAATGGAAAGAAAGAATAAAGACAAATTCCTAAAAAAACAAACGAGCTAATAATGGCTAACTTGCTTCTAATCAAAAATCTTATCCTCCCAACATATCATCTATCTTTATATATGAAACGGTTCCCCATATACTTCTTACTGCTAAGGACGTCTTCCATAATAGCCAATGCCTTATAAGGTTCCTTATAAACATTAATAGAACCTGCCTCAGCATCATATCCTTTTTTAAAATTAAGGATATCTTTTAAAACCTGGTTTGATTCCTCTTCACCATTTTGTTTAATTTTATTTCGAATATCTACGAATACACCTCCATTCCAGGAGACAAGGTTTTCCGGCACTTCGCTAATATAGGCATTTAACCGTCCCTCATTCTCTGACATATAGTTGCTTGCATCCCAAAGAAGGTGCTCGTTCTTCCCTCCCTCCGTCTCATATTTTTTCGTAATCTCCTCTTCTTCAAATTCTTTCAAAAGCCTTGCTGTCTCATTGAGATTAAACAAAAATTTTTCCACATCAATTCCTACTTCTATTCTTTTCTGTTGTTTGTCATGGATGAAGTGATACAAATTCAAACCCAGAGAAATAATTAAAATAAAAATAAGCCTTTTCCGAGAAACCTTCTTCATTGATTCACCAGCTTTTATGTATTATTCATGTTATTTTATCAGTATTTACCAAATGAGGATACAAAAAATCCCACAAGCCTCAATAGAAACTTGCGGGACAGTCAAACTATTATTTCAATTCTTCCAAGCGTGCTTTTACTTTCGCCTGCTTTTCAAGATAATCTTTTTCTTTTTGTTTTTCTTCCTCAACAACCTTCTCAGGAGCTTTTGCGATGAAGCCCTGGTTGCCGAGTTTCTTCTGGACACGTTCTACTTCTTTCGTCCATTTCTCAAGTTCTTTCTCAAGACGAGCAATCTCTTTATCGAAATCAATCAGTCCTTCAAGCGGCAAGAACAATTCAGCACCTGTCACGACAGCGGACATCGCTTTAGCAGGAGCGTCGACAGCTTCGGCAATTTCCAGTTCACTCGTATTACAGAAGCGTTCAAGATAACTACGTTCGCTGTTTAGCTCATCAACGATTGTCGCGTTCTCAGCTTGGATCATCAGCTTGATCTGCTTGGACATTGGTGTATCCACTTCAGAGCGGATATTACGGATTGCCTTGATAATTGAAGTAAGACGTTCCATTTCCGTAACTGCTTGATCATCCTGGAATTCAGGGTTCACTTTTGGCCATTCAGCTACCGTAATAGATTCGCCCTGATGCGGAAGCTGCTGCCAAATTTCCTCTGTGATGAACGGCATGAACGGATGCAACATGCGCATTGTCTGATCCAATGTATGAGCTAGAACAGAACGAGTCATTTTCTTTGCCTTCTCATCGTCACCGTAAAGTGGCAATTTCGCCATCTCGATATACCAGTCACACAAGTCATCCCAGATGAAGTTGTACAAATGGCGGCCTGCTTCACCGAATTCATATTTATCCGTGTTGCGTGTCACTTGCTCAATTGTTTCATTCAAGCGTGTAAGAATCCATTTGTCAGCAAGTGATTTCTCACCGGAAAGATCAATGTCTTCATATGTGAAACCTTCCATGTTCATAAGTGAGAAGCGTGATGCGTTCCACACTTTGTTGGCGAAGTTCCATGTTGATTCAACTTTTTCCCAATGGAAGCGTAAATCCTGACCCGGTGTTGAACCTGTAAGCAGGAAGTAACGCAATGAATCAGCACCATACTTCTCAATGACATCCATCGGGTCGACACCATTTCCAAGGGACTTGGACATTTTGCGTCCTTCTGCATCACGGATAAGACCATGAATCAGAACATCTTTGAAAGGACGCTCGCCAGTGAATTGCTTGGACTGGAAGATCATGCGTGAAACCCAGAAGAAGATAATGTCATAACCTGTTACGAGTACATCTGTCGGGAAGTAGCGCTTGAAGTCCGGTGCTTCTTCATCCGGCCAGCCCATTGTTGAAAACGGCCAAAGTGCGGAAGAGAACCATGTGTCAAGAACATCTTCATCTTGCTTCCAGTTCTCGGCATCAGCTGGTGCTTCCATGCCTACATGGATCTCACCTGTTTCCTTATGATACCAAGCCGGAATGCGGTGCCCCCACCAAAGCTGACGGGAAATACACCAGTCACGGATATTCTCCATCCAGCGCAAATACGTCTTCTCAAAACGATCTGGCACGAAGTTCACTTTGCCTTCCGACTGCTGCATTGCTACAGCTTCGTCAGCAAGCGGCTGCATGTTTACGAACCACTGTGTTGAAAGATAAGGCTCAACGACTGCACCACTGCGTTCTGAATGACCAACTTGATGGACGTGATCTTCAATTTCAAACAGAACGTTCATATCTTGCAAGTCTTTTATGATTTGCTTACGGCATTCGAAACGGTCCAGTCCTTCGTACTTGCCAGCACGTGCGTTCATTGTGCCATCTTCATTCATAACAAGAATGCGCTCAAGATTGTGTCGATTACCAATTTCAAAGTCATTCGGGTCATGTGCAGGTGTAATCTTAACCGCTCCGGAACCAAATTCCATATCGACATAATCATCTGCAACAATCTCAATCTCACGGCCGACGATTGGCAAAATTACCTTTTTGCCGATGAGGTGCTTGTAGCGCTCGTCTTCAGGATGAACGGCAACAGCAGTATCTCCAAGCATTGTCTCTGGTCGAGTCGTTGCAATTTCAATTGTTTCATCAGAATCTTTGATTGGATAGCGCAAATGGTAGAACTTGCCCTGCACTTCTTCATAGATAACTTCAATATCAGAGAGTGCTGTTTTCGTAGCCGGATCCCAGTTAATGATGTATTCACCGCGGTAGATAAGTCCTTTTTCATAAAGGGTTACGAATACTTTGCGTACCGCTTCAGAAAGACCTTCATCCATTGTGAAACGCTCACGTGAATAGTCGAGGCCAAGGCCCATCTTCTCCCATTGCTTGCGGATGAATCCTGCATACTCTTCTTTCCATTCCCAAACAGTATCAAGGAACTTCTCGCGCCCAAGGTCGTAGCGGCTCTTGCCTTCTTCGCGTAGTTTTGCCTCAACTTTTGCCTGTGTCGCAATACCGGCATGGTCCATTCCCGGAAGCCAGAGGACGTCGTAGCCCTGCATACGCTTCATACGTGAAATCGTATCTTGCATTGTCGTATCCCAGGCATGTCCCAAATGGAGCTTTCCTGTAACGTTCGGCGGCGGAATGACAATTGTGAACGGTTCTTTGTCAAGATCCTGCCCTGCTTCAAAGAACTTGCCATCTAGCCAGAATTGATAACGGTTTTCTTCAACTTCCCCCGGATTGTACTTCGG is a window from the Aciduricibacillus chroicocephali genome containing:
- a CDS encoding valine--tRNA ligase, which codes for MEEKQTSLPPKYNPGEVEENRYQFWLDGKFFEAGQDLDKEPFTIVIPPPNVTGKLHLGHAWDTTMQDTISRMKRMQGYDVLWLPGMDHAGIATQAKVEAKLREEGKSRYDLGREKFLDTVWEWKEEYAGFIRKQWEKMGLGLDYSRERFTMDEGLSEAVRKVFVTLYEKGLIYRGEYIINWDPATKTALSDIEVIYEEVQGKFYHLRYPIKDSDETIEIATTRPETMLGDTAVAVHPEDERYKHLIGKKVILPIVGREIEIVADDYVDMEFGSGAVKITPAHDPNDFEIGNRHNLERILVMNEDGTMNARAGKYEGLDRFECRKQIIKDLQDMNVLFEIEDHVHQVGHSERSGAVVEPYLSTQWFVNMQPLADEAVAMQQSEGKVNFVPDRFEKTYLRWMENIRDWCISRQLWWGHRIPAWYHKETGEIHVGMEAPADAENWKQDEDVLDTWFSSALWPFSTMGWPDEEAPDFKRYFPTDVLVTGYDIIFFWVSRMIFQSKQFTGERPFKDVLIHGLIRDAEGRKMSKSLGNGVDPMDVIEKYGADSLRYFLLTGSTPGQDLRFHWEKVESTWNFANKVWNASRFSLMNMEGFTYEDIDLSGEKSLADKWILTRLNETIEQVTRNTDKYEFGEAGRHLYNFIWDDLCDWYIEMAKLPLYGDDEKAKKMTRSVLAHTLDQTMRMLHPFMPFITEEIWQQLPHQGESITVAEWPKVNPEFQDDQAVTEMERLTSIIKAIRNIRSEVDTPMSKQIKLMIQAENATIVDELNSERSYLERFCNTSELEIAEAVDAPAKAMSAVVTGAELFLPLEGLIDFDKEIARLEKELEKWTKEVERVQKKLGNQGFIAKAPEKVVEEEKQKEKDYLEKQAKVKARLEELK